A genomic stretch from Hymenobacter psoromatis includes:
- a CDS encoding 23S rRNA (uracil-5-)-methyltransferase RumA, translating to MPSKATKLANSIPPEALQHVEIQDMVAEGKCLVRINNLVVFVNQVAPGDVVDLRISKAHKRFMEAMPTRFHTYSELRATPFCQHFGTCGGCKWQHISYDAQLHYKQQQVADQLGRIGKVALPEIAQIMPSPERTYYRNKLEYTFSGNGWLTEEQIKDEGAQYDRRVLGFHTPGRFDKILDVEHCHLQPEPSNEIRLFIRDYARQHRLPFGDMVRQTGLLRNLIIRTAASTGETMVILQCYHDDEALLPLLDAVYAKFPQITSLNYVLNNKGNETFHDLEVVCYQGKPYIEEDMEGLRFRIGPKSFYQTNSAGAHNLYKVARDFAEIKPTDLVYDLYTGAGTIANFVARQARRVVGVEYVEQAVLDARVNSEINGVGNTEFFAGDMKDLLTEAFTSHHGHPDVIITDPPRAGMHEDVVQRLVALRAPRLVYISCNPATQARDLELLDEVYKVTRVQPVDMFPHTHHVENVVLLELR from the coding sequence ATGCCCAGCAAAGCCACCAAGCTCGCCAACTCTATCCCGCCCGAAGCCCTTCAGCACGTTGAAATTCAAGACATGGTGGCCGAAGGCAAGTGCCTCGTGCGCATCAATAACCTCGTGGTTTTCGTGAACCAGGTGGCCCCCGGCGACGTCGTGGACCTGCGCATCAGCAAGGCCCACAAGCGGTTTATGGAGGCCATGCCCACCAGGTTTCACACGTATTCGGAGCTGCGCGCTACCCCGTTTTGCCAGCACTTTGGCACCTGCGGCGGCTGCAAGTGGCAGCACATCAGCTATGACGCGCAGCTGCACTACAAGCAGCAGCAGGTGGCGGACCAGCTCGGCCGCATCGGCAAGGTGGCGCTGCCCGAAATAGCGCAAATCATGCCCTCGCCCGAGCGCACCTACTACCGCAACAAGCTCGAATACACGTTCAGCGGCAATGGCTGGCTCACGGAGGAGCAGATAAAGGACGAGGGTGCGCAGTACGACCGCCGCGTGCTGGGCTTCCACACGCCGGGGCGGTTTGATAAGATATTGGACGTGGAGCATTGCCACTTGCAGCCCGAGCCGAGCAACGAAATCCGCCTGTTCATCCGCGACTATGCGCGCCAGCACCGCCTGCCCTTCGGCGATATGGTGCGGCAGACCGGCCTGCTGCGCAACCTCATCATCCGCACCGCCGCGAGCACCGGCGAAACGATGGTGATTTTGCAATGCTACCATGATGACGAGGCCCTCCTACCCCTGCTCGACGCGGTGTACGCGAAGTTTCCGCAGATAACATCGCTCAACTACGTGCTCAACAACAAAGGCAACGAAACCTTCCACGACCTGGAGGTGGTATGCTACCAGGGCAAGCCCTACATCGAGGAAGACATGGAAGGCCTGCGCTTCCGCATCGGCCCCAAGTCGTTTTACCAAACCAACTCGGCCGGCGCCCACAACCTGTATAAAGTGGCCCGCGACTTCGCCGAAATCAAGCCCACCGACCTTGTGTATGATTTGTACACGGGCGCGGGCACCATCGCCAATTTCGTGGCCCGCCAGGCCCGCCGCGTAGTCGGTGTGGAGTACGTGGAGCAGGCCGTGCTCGATGCCCGCGTCAACTCCGAAATCAATGGGGTAGGGAACACCGAGTTCTTCGCCGGCGACATGAAGGACCTGCTTACCGAGGCCTTCACCAGCCACCACGGCCACCCCGACGTCATCATCACCGACCCGCCCCGCGCCGGCATGCACGAAGACGTGGTGCAGCGCCTCGTGGCCCTGCGCGCCCCCCGCCTCGTCTATATCAGCTGCAACCCCGCCACCCAGGCCCGCGACCTGGAACTACTGGACGAGGTGTATAAAGTGACGCGGGTGCAGCCGGTGGATATGTTTCCGCACACGCACCACGTGGAGAATGTGGTGTTGTTGGAGTTAAGGTAG